One segment of Vagococcus martis DNA contains the following:
- a CDS encoding lysophospholipid acyltransferase family protein produces the protein MYRVLLAVVRFLTFVINTNSRYVGKDNLPKDKNYVLVSPHRTWFEPLYFAMGAWPKKFSFMAKKELFKNPILSYILKKCHAFPVDRDNPGPSVIKTPVKALKNTDLSVMIFPSGSRYSDELKGGAALIAKMGKVDIIPAVYQGPLTFGGLFTKRRVTVAYGTPIDISDIKKMDKDGIAEVERRMQEAFNQLDYQVNPDFVYVPPVKKNTKVTSVDEN, from the coding sequence ATGTATCGAGTACTTTTAGCGGTTGTTCGATTTTTAACGTTTGTTATTAATACTAACTCAAGATATGTTGGTAAAGACAATTTACCAAAAGATAAAAATTATGTCCTAGTCAGCCCACACAGAACATGGTTTGAACCATTGTACTTTGCCATGGGAGCTTGGCCGAAAAAATTCTCTTTTATGGCAAAAAAAGAATTATTTAAAAATCCGATTTTGTCTTATATTTTGAAAAAATGTCATGCTTTTCCAGTGGATCGTGATAATCCTGGTCCGAGCGTGATTAAAACACCAGTTAAAGCGTTAAAAAACACTGATTTGAGTGTGATGATCTTTCCTAGTGGCAGTCGCTACTCTGATGAACTAAAAGGTGGTGCGGCTCTTATTGCAAAAATGGGGAAAGTGGATATTATTCCAGCTGTGTACCAAGGACCACTGACATTCGGTGGATTGTTTACAAAACGTCGTGTGACAGTTGCGTATGGAACGCCAATTGATATCTCAGATATTAAAAAAATGGACAAAGATGGCATTGCAGAAGTGGAAAGACGTATGCAAGAAGCATTTAATCAATTAGATTATCAAGTCAATCCAGATTTCGTTTATGTGCCACCAGTGAAGAAAAATACAAAAGTAACTTCTGTTGACGAAAATTAA
- the licT gene encoding BglG family transcription antiterminator LicT, with the protein MIIEKVINNNIVVSRNQASNEIIVVGKGLGFKKKINDPIDESLVEKTYVITNEWNVNKLTDMLLDIPLEHVQVANEIISFAKVSLGKKLSENLSLTLTDHIHYAIERNDKGMELKNALLWEIKRFYNHEYLIGKEALNIIESRLNVRLPEDEAGFIALHIVNANLDMDEVGQVAEMTEIIQNILNIVKYHFKIDIDEYSLNYERFVTHLKFFTQRLFSDTRLDDLETVQFMLKIKEQYQNEFSCALKINDYINNKYDRDLEEDELIYLTIHIRRITNIK; encoded by the coding sequence TTGATTATTGAAAAAGTTATAAATAATAATATAGTTGTTTCAAGAAATCAAGCGAGCAATGAAATTATTGTTGTTGGTAAAGGTTTGGGTTTTAAGAAAAAAATAAATGATCCTATTGATGAAAGCTTAGTAGAAAAAACATATGTTATAACAAATGAATGGAATGTCAATAAATTAACAGATATGTTGTTAGATATTCCATTGGAACATGTTCAAGTAGCTAATGAAATTATTAGTTTTGCCAAAGTATCCTTGGGTAAAAAATTAAGCGAAAATTTATCTTTGACTCTAACTGATCATATTCATTACGCAATAGAGCGTAATGACAAGGGAATGGAGTTAAAAAATGCGCTTTTATGGGAGATTAAACGTTTCTATAATCATGAATATCTAATAGGAAAAGAAGCGCTTAATATTATTGAGAGTCGTTTAAATGTCAGATTACCTGAAGATGAGGCTGGATTTATAGCGCTTCATATAGTTAATGCCAATCTAGATATGGATGAGGTTGGGCAAGTTGCTGAAATGACTGAAATTATTCAAAATATTTTAAACATAGTAAAATATCATTTTAAAATAGATATTGATGAATATTCTCTCAATTATGAGCGATTTGTGACACATTTAAAGTTTTTCACACAAAGATTATTTAGTGATACGCGTTTAGATGATTTGGAAACAGTTCAATTTATGTTAAAGATAAAAGAGCAATATCAAAATGAATTTTCTTGTGCTCTAAAAATAAATGACTATATCAATAATAAATATGATCGAGATTTGGAAGAGGATGAGTTAATTTATTTAACCATTCATATTAGAAGAATAACCAATATAAAATAG
- a CDS encoding beta-glucoside-specific PTS transporter subunit IIABC has product MNYKEVSNKVIAGVGGVSNINSLTHCATRLRFNLKDDSVANKEALEKIPEVMGIAIGGGQYQVIIGSEVRRIYNEISPQLTPNEVTNETSQQKKGLGTRFIEMISSIFTPILPAITASGMIKAVLALFVAFKWVDNTGQTYQIINFIADAGFYFLPILLANSAAKKFKCNPYLAMMIGGVLLHPTFIAMVTTAKESGEAIKFTMLPVYNASYASSVVPIILAIWLMSYVEKFADKYSPKMIKFFTVPLITILVTSIITLIVLGPIGFIIGNGIASGITFVDEHVSWLVPMLLGGFFPLLVLTGTHYGIIPIGANNIMSLGSDAMVGPGNLASNIAQGGAAFAVGLKSKDKTIKELGISSGITAICGITEPALFGINVRFKTPLYASMIGGAVGGLFVGIFRVRRFATGSPGLMTLPVYIGEDGFSNLLFACLGSLIAFVVAFIISYILFKDDKSIEKELDDLETDIDNEVIQVYDDTKIYAPVSGKIISLSEVSDGVFSSGVMGPGIAIVPSDGHFVSPVKGIVEMIFDTKHAIGLKTDTGLEILIHIGLDTVKLEGKPFDVLVKTGDKVDIGMPLVNVNLNEIKSNGLEITTPVIFTNLNNKTELKECYSSSIDSGDLMMEVSVNE; this is encoded by the coding sequence ATGAACTATAAAGAAGTATCAAACAAAGTTATAGCGGGTGTTGGAGGTGTTAGTAATATAAATAGTCTTACTCATTGTGCAACCAGACTAAGATTTAATTTAAAAGATGATAGCGTTGCTAATAAGGAAGCGTTAGAAAAAATTCCTGAAGTCATGGGAATTGCAATTGGCGGAGGGCAATATCAAGTTATAATTGGTAGTGAAGTAAGACGTATTTATAATGAAATATCTCCTCAACTGACACCTAATGAAGTAACCAATGAAACTTCTCAACAGAAAAAAGGCTTAGGAACTCGTTTTATAGAAATGATTTCTAGTATATTTACACCTATACTACCTGCTATTACAGCTTCTGGGATGATAAAAGCAGTGTTAGCTTTGTTTGTCGCATTTAAGTGGGTTGATAATACAGGACAAACTTATCAAATTATTAATTTTATAGCAGATGCAGGCTTTTACTTTTTACCTATTCTTTTAGCGAATTCAGCAGCAAAAAAATTTAAATGTAATCCATATTTAGCGATGATGATAGGTGGAGTTTTATTACATCCAACATTCATTGCTATGGTAACAACCGCAAAAGAATCAGGTGAAGCAATCAAATTTACTATGTTACCAGTATATAATGCAAGTTATGCTTCATCGGTTGTCCCTATTATTTTAGCAATCTGGTTGATGTCTTATGTAGAAAAATTTGCTGATAAATACTCTCCAAAAATGATTAAATTTTTTACCGTTCCATTAATAACTATATTGGTGACATCAATTATTACTCTGATAGTGTTAGGACCAATTGGGTTTATTATAGGAAACGGTATCGCATCAGGAATCACATTTGTAGATGAACATGTAAGTTGGCTAGTTCCTATGCTATTGGGCGGTTTCTTCCCATTACTTGTTTTAACGGGAACTCATTACGGTATTATTCCAATTGGAGCAAATAATATAATGTCATTAGGTTCAGACGCTATGGTAGGACCAGGAAACCTTGCATCTAATATTGCGCAAGGTGGAGCTGCTTTTGCAGTAGGATTGAAGAGTAAGGATAAAACAATTAAAGAGTTAGGAATTTCATCAGGAATTACAGCTATTTGTGGTATCACAGAGCCAGCATTATTTGGTATAAACGTTAGATTTAAAACACCTTTATACGCATCTATGATTGGAGGAGCAGTGGGAGGATTATTTGTTGGTATTTTTAGAGTTCGGAGATTTGCAACAGGGTCTCCAGGTTTAATGACATTACCCGTTTATATAGGAGAAGATGGGTTTAGCAATTTATTATTTGCTTGTTTAGGTTCATTAATTGCTTTTGTGGTAGCATTTATAATTTCTTACATACTGTTTAAAGATGATAAATCCATAGAAAAAGAACTTGATGATTTGGAAACTGATATAGACAATGAAGTAATTCAAGTATATGATGATACAAAAATTTATGCTCCTGTCAGTGGTAAAATAATTTCACTTTCAGAAGTAAGTGATGGTGTTTTTTCAAGTGGAGTGATGGGACCAGGTATTGCAATAGTTCCATCTGATGGTCATTTTGTTTCACCAGTAAAAGGGATTGTAGAAATGATATTCGATACAAAACACGCAATAGGATTAAAAACTGATACGGGGTTAGAAATCCTTATTCATATAGGATTGGACACAGTAAAATTGGAAGGTAAGCCTTTTGATGTATTAGTAAAAACAGGAGATAAAGTAGATATAGGTATGCCATTGGTTAATGTTAATTTAAATGAAATCAAATCTAATGGATTAGAAATAACAACGCCTGTTATTTTTACTAACTTAAATAATAAAACCGAATTAAAAGAATGTTATAGTTCTAGTATAGATAGTGGAGATTTGATGATGGAGGTTTCTGTAAATGAGTAA
- a CDS encoding 6-phospho-beta-glucosidase: protein MSNYNIFPDEFLWGGATAANQYEGGYNQGGKGPALVDVLPSGKDRYDVMSGKLDYKKLDESTEYPGRVAVDGYSHWEEDIDYMIEMGFRVYRFSISWSRIFPLGTEKTPNTEGLKFYEKIIDKLNKNNIEPLVTICHFDIPLNLIEQYGSWRNREVIQFYLKYCKTLFNYFKGKVKYWITFNEINMLFHLPFMGAGIVFSENENQMEVKYQVAHNELVASALATKMAHEIDSNNQIGCMLAAGQYYPYSSKPEDVFDALDKNRDIFFFGDIQVRGKYPNYAKKKLQELNIEIKTEPEDEAILKKYPVDFVSFSYYSSRLTSADENVGEKTSGNVIHSLRNKYLETSEWGWQIDPLGLRTTLNALYERYEKPLFIVENGLGAKDKLNGDGSIDDDYRIEYLSRHIAVMRDAIVKDGVELIGYTSWGCIDLISASTGQMSKRYGYVYVDKDDEGKGSLKRYKKKSFYWYKKVIETNGENLEFYPK, encoded by the coding sequence ATGAGTAATTATAATATATTTCCAGATGAATTTTTATGGGGAGGAGCAACTGCAGCCAATCAATATGAAGGTGGATACAATCAAGGGGGGAAAGGACCTGCACTTGTGGATGTCCTACCATCGGGTAAAGATAGATATGATGTGATGTCAGGAAAACTAGACTATAAAAAATTGGATGAAAGTACTGAATACCCTGGTAGAGTAGCAGTTGATGGTTATAGTCATTGGGAAGAAGATATTGACTATATGATAGAAATGGGATTTCGAGTGTACCGATTTTCTATTTCCTGGAGTAGAATATTTCCATTAGGAACAGAAAAAACACCTAATACAGAAGGGTTAAAGTTTTATGAAAAAATTATAGATAAACTAAATAAAAACAATATAGAACCGTTAGTTACAATTTGTCATTTTGATATACCTTTAAATCTCATTGAACAGTATGGATCATGGAGAAATCGCGAGGTAATTCAATTTTATTTGAAATATTGTAAAACGTTATTTAATTATTTTAAAGGGAAAGTGAAATATTGGATTACATTTAATGAAATTAATATGCTTTTTCATCTACCATTTATGGGGGCAGGTATAGTTTTTAGTGAAAATGAAAATCAAATGGAAGTTAAATATCAAGTTGCACATAATGAACTTGTTGCTTCTGCCCTAGCTACTAAAATGGCTCATGAAATTGATTCAAATAATCAAATAGGATGTATGTTAGCCGCGGGTCAATATTATCCTTATTCTAGTAAACCAGAAGATGTTTTTGATGCTTTGGATAAGAATAGAGATATCTTCTTTTTTGGAGATATTCAAGTACGAGGTAAATATCCGAATTATGCTAAGAAAAAATTGCAAGAATTAAACATTGAAATAAAAACTGAGCCTGAAGATGAAGCAATCTTGAAAAAATATCCAGTAGACTTTGTTTCTTTTAGTTATTATTCATCTAGATTGACAAGTGCTGATGAAAATGTAGGGGAAAAAACATCAGGAAATGTCATTCATTCATTGAGGAATAAATATTTAGAAACAAGTGAATGGGGGTGGCAGATTGATCCTCTAGGATTAAGAACGACACTAAATGCTTTGTATGAGCGTTATGAAAAACCGCTATTCATTGTAGAAAATGGTTTGGGAGCAAAAGATAAATTAAATGGGGATGGGAGTATTGATGATGACTATCGAATTGAATATTTGTCTAGACATATAGCTGTTATGAGAGATGCTATTGTAAAAGATGGAGTTGAACTAATAGGATATACCTCATGGGGATGTATAGATTTAATTAGTGCTTCTACAGGACAAATGAGTAAGAGATATGGTTATGTTTATGTCGATAAGGATGATGAAGGTAAAGGATCATTAAAGCGATATAAGAAAAAATCATTTTATTGGTATAAAAAAGTGATTGAAACTAATGGGGAAAACCTAGAATTTTACCCAAAATAG
- a CDS encoding exonuclease SbcCD subunit D yields MKFLHTADWHIGRKLNGFSLLEEQRDAFEKMLQVATEQDVDAIVVAGDLYDRSMPSVEAVELLNTMMIEMNLVHKFPVLAISGNHDSATRLSTGSPWLEKEQFYLYTQLEQFFSPVVVGDTQFFLLPYIEPVHARLYFNDDTLVTIPLVMERLMTEAKSLFLPDKYHVLVSHFFVTGACKSESETPLEVGGLSSVPADMFELFDYVALGHLHDKNALNNQASIKYSGSLLKYSLSERNQDKGVRVVTLKDDGVESQFIPIAPLRDVALLRGEFSELTDYEFYQDVNRENYIAVELTDKTSVPNALSELRQIYPRMISLERISEQKDITDERYDDIEIKKVSPKEVIANYFEDVTDESLTTKQHDWLEEVLIGVEKEK; encoded by the coding sequence ATGAAATTTTTACATACAGCTGATTGGCATATAGGACGTAAATTGAATGGATTCAGTCTACTAGAAGAACAACGAGATGCATTTGAAAAAATGCTACAGGTTGCGACAGAACAAGATGTCGATGCGATTGTTGTCGCAGGAGATTTATACGATCGCTCGATGCCGTCTGTTGAGGCAGTTGAGTTGTTAAATACGATGATGATTGAGATGAATCTGGTGCATAAATTTCCTGTCTTAGCCATTTCAGGCAATCATGACAGTGCGACAAGATTATCAACAGGATCTCCTTGGCTAGAAAAAGAGCAATTTTATTTATACACACAGTTGGAACAATTTTTCTCTCCTGTTGTGGTAGGTGATACACAGTTCTTTTTACTGCCTTACATTGAGCCTGTTCATGCAAGATTGTATTTTAATGACGATACACTAGTGACTATTCCACTTGTTATGGAACGTCTCATGACAGAAGCAAAATCATTATTTTTACCGGATAAATACCATGTGCTAGTTAGCCACTTTTTTGTGACTGGCGCGTGTAAAAGTGAGTCTGAGACACCACTTGAAGTAGGAGGGCTTTCTAGTGTGCCAGCTGATATGTTTGAGCTGTTTGACTATGTGGCATTAGGGCATTTGCATGATAAAAATGCATTGAATAATCAAGCGTCGATTAAATACAGTGGGTCATTATTGAAATACTCATTATCTGAGAGAAATCAGGATAAAGGTGTCCGTGTAGTGACACTAAAAGATGACGGCGTAGAAAGTCAGTTTATCCCAATAGCACCTTTACGAGATGTGGCCCTTTTACGTGGCGAATTTTCAGAATTAACAGATTATGAGTTCTACCAAGACGTAAATCGTGAAAATTATATTGCGGTTGAGTTAACTGATAAAACGAGTGTGCCAAATGCTTTATCAGAACTTAGACAAATTTATCCACGAATGATTAGTTTAGAACGTATCAGCGAACAAAAAGATATCACAGATGAGCGCTATGACGATATCGAGATAAAAAAAGTCTCCCCAAAAGAAGTCATCGCAAACTACTTTGAAGACGTGACCGATGAATCTCTAACCACAAAGCAACATGACTGGTTAGAAGAAGTATTGATTGGTGTAGAGAAAGAAAAATAG
- a CDS encoding AAA family ATPase has product MKPLTLTLEYFGPYEDETIDFSSFYAQSLFLISGKTGSGKTTLFDAMSYALYGNTSGDAREAKEMRSNFSTIDDVTRVTFVFEHDKKTYHIVREPEQLRRRLRGEGEKLEKAKSVLTIFDKEGKEEAQYTKQMDVNIHIQELLQLSAKQFSQIVMLPQGDFQRFLQSDSDNKEAVLRQLFDTSKYQEIARKLKDKKKEQSNELKKEQQKLQTLFEQVEWDEEFLETVSGDRTIEEKLALYDEQKQKKEQHIADLNDNVTLVKKERDDQLARLEVARALEKLFVEKEETEKMLEKRLLETEKINDLKQRMTRFSQLEPLEKVLIDISTSQTKLDEQEQQQTITKTELHEVEKHHKELVDKKQALDNQETTIKELETYLVKLEERLPLFEEEAQLAKKLAELVTEEEKQAVELKELETHVEKAKQSQDELQQAVDTIPFLYKELTNLKETQVKETVLLDDVTSFQTYLGEEESLKKEYEKHEETMLLRQKELEDLKLKLVEKKDSWARGQIARLSLDLIDGEPCPVCGAIDHPEPAHVTQLSKEEFDVLEQEIEVLTTKEEQLVQDISHLQAQKDATQDKVTSLVAKQTSLSEKISTNIAEIDKTHWLETVTKQVKTTTQQVSDYTQQLTELEVKQTELEQAKAELGQLDKKRSESQVTIQQIKEEKRLCQHSDDELKKRIGTDITSFEDAKKEQKTIKHQIDTWYEESKQCDKSLSEMMTDKTKLQTRLEELEHNKQVQQNELTELGKSKTTFLSDYQWDEEMLQTILADKENKTRYEETIAQFEKEIYSLKETLSSLKDKTKEADKPDLTKLEELYQVANQKYEQVVDDKRQQEIKLENNNKTIQTIQTLMTDIKEDMQVLYELSVLSDVLNGDSDNKLSIERYVLQSYLRKILAVANHTLKKLTRGRYTFALRDAKQSSKKKTGLEIDIFDDNVGQLRGVNTLSGGESFIASLTLALALAEVIQSEAGGVKIDAMFVDEGFGSLDEEALETAIRALETMGESNRLIGIISHVNELKERIPQQLKISVSKDNRSHATPQLEFT; this is encoded by the coding sequence ATGAAGCCTTTAACATTAACGTTAGAATATTTTGGACCATATGAAGATGAGACGATTGATTTTTCTTCTTTTTACGCACAATCATTGTTTTTAATTTCAGGTAAAACAGGTTCTGGGAAGACAACTCTGTTTGATGCGATGAGTTATGCATTATACGGAAATACATCAGGTGACGCTCGTGAAGCAAAAGAAATGCGGTCAAACTTTTCGACGATTGATGATGTGACACGCGTAACATTTGTGTTTGAACATGACAAAAAAACGTATCATATTGTTCGTGAGCCGGAGCAGTTACGAAGAAGATTACGTGGTGAGGGAGAGAAATTAGAGAAAGCCAAATCAGTTTTGACGATTTTTGATAAAGAGGGGAAAGAAGAAGCACAGTATACAAAACAAATGGATGTTAACATTCATATCCAAGAGTTATTACAACTTAGTGCAAAACAATTTTCACAAATCGTGATGTTGCCACAAGGTGATTTTCAACGGTTTCTACAATCTGATAGTGACAATAAAGAAGCTGTCTTACGCCAGTTATTTGATACCTCTAAGTATCAAGAAATCGCTAGAAAGCTTAAAGATAAGAAAAAAGAACAGTCTAACGAGTTAAAGAAAGAACAACAAAAATTACAAACGCTCTTTGAACAAGTCGAATGGGATGAAGAGTTCCTAGAAACTGTGTCAGGTGATAGGACAATCGAAGAAAAATTAGCGTTATATGATGAACAAAAACAAAAAAAAGAGCAACACATTGCGGATTTAAATGATAACGTAACGCTAGTTAAGAAAGAACGGGATGACCAACTTGCTAGATTAGAAGTAGCTCGAGCGTTAGAAAAATTATTTGTCGAAAAAGAAGAAACCGAAAAAATGCTAGAGAAACGATTGCTTGAAACAGAGAAAATCAATGACTTGAAACAACGTATGACACGTTTTTCTCAATTAGAACCATTAGAAAAAGTACTGATTGATATCAGCACTTCTCAGACAAAGCTAGATGAACAGGAGCAACAACAAACGATAACCAAAACAGAGCTTCATGAGGTAGAAAAACATCATAAAGAATTAGTTGATAAGAAACAAGCACTAGACAATCAAGAAACAACGATAAAAGAGCTTGAAACTTATTTGGTGAAGCTAGAAGAACGTCTGCCATTATTTGAAGAAGAAGCACAGTTAGCTAAAAAACTAGCAGAGTTGGTCACAGAAGAAGAAAAACAAGCAGTTGAATTAAAAGAGCTTGAAACACATGTTGAAAAAGCTAAGCAAAGCCAAGATGAGTTACAACAAGCAGTAGATACTATTCCTTTTTTATATAAGGAACTGACTAACTTAAAAGAAACACAAGTGAAAGAAACAGTATTATTAGATGATGTGACATCTTTTCAAACTTATCTTGGTGAAGAAGAGTCTTTAAAAAAAGAGTATGAAAAACATGAAGAGACAATGTTGTTACGACAAAAAGAATTAGAGGACTTAAAGCTTAAATTAGTAGAGAAAAAAGATTCGTGGGCACGAGGTCAAATTGCTAGATTGAGTTTAGATTTGATAGACGGTGAACCTTGTCCAGTTTGTGGCGCGATTGATCATCCGGAACCTGCTCATGTAACACAACTATCCAAAGAAGAATTTGATGTCTTAGAACAGGAAATAGAAGTTCTCACAACAAAAGAAGAGCAGTTAGTTCAAGATATCAGTCATCTACAAGCACAAAAAGATGCGACACAAGATAAGGTAACTAGTTTAGTAGCCAAACAAACCAGTTTATCAGAGAAAATATCAACTAATATAGCAGAGATAGATAAGACACATTGGTTAGAAACAGTGACTAAACAAGTTAAAACAACCACTCAACAAGTGAGTGATTATACACAACAGCTAACAGAACTTGAAGTCAAACAAACAGAGTTGGAACAAGCTAAAGCTGAGTTAGGTCAGCTTGATAAAAAACGAAGTGAAAGTCAGGTTACTATCCAGCAAATCAAAGAAGAAAAACGATTGTGTCAACATAGTGATGATGAATTGAAAAAACGTATAGGAACAGATATCACTTCTTTTGAAGACGCGAAAAAAGAACAGAAAACAATCAAGCACCAAATTGATACTTGGTATGAAGAAAGCAAACAATGTGACAAATCATTATCTGAGATGATGACTGATAAAACGAAATTACAAACAAGGCTAGAGGAATTAGAACATAACAAACAAGTCCAACAAAATGAATTAACTGAACTTGGAAAAAGTAAAACAACCTTTTTATCCGACTATCAGTGGGATGAAGAGATGCTTCAAACTATCTTAGCCGATAAAGAAAATAAAACAAGGTATGAAGAAACCATCGCTCAATTTGAAAAAGAAATTTACTCATTAAAAGAAACGTTGTCGAGCTTGAAAGATAAAACCAAAGAAGCAGACAAACCAGATTTAACAAAATTAGAGGAACTATATCAAGTAGCAAACCAAAAGTATGAACAAGTGGTAGATGATAAACGTCAACAAGAAATTAAATTGGAGAATAACAATAAAACAATTCAAACGATTCAGACATTGATGACAGATATCAAGGAAGATATGCAAGTATTGTATGAGCTGAGTGTGTTATCAGATGTGTTAAATGGAGATAGTGACAATAAATTAAGCATTGAGCGATATGTGTTGCAAAGTTATCTGCGTAAAATTTTGGCCGTTGCAAACCACACATTGAAAAAACTCACAAGAGGTCGATATACCTTTGCGTTAAGAGATGCCAAACAATCCTCGAAGAAAAAAACAGGTTTAGAAATTGATATTTTTGATGACAACGTGGGACAACTAAGAGGAGTTAATACTCTGTCAGGTGGCGAGAGTTTTATTGCGTCTCTTACATTAGCATTGGCACTAGCTGAAGTGATTCAAAGTGAAGCAGGCGGTGTGAAAATTGATGCGATGTTTGTTGACGAAGGGTTTGGCTCGCTAGATGAGGAAGCACTTGAAACAGCGATTCGTGCGCTTGAAACAATGGGTGAGAGTAATCGATTGATTGGCATTATTTCTCATGTTAATGAATTAAAAGAAAGAATCCCACAACAATTAAAAATATCCGTGTCTAAAGACAATCGAAGTCATGCGACACCACAGCTAGAATTCACGTAA